From the genome of Phytohabitans rumicis, one region includes:
- a CDS encoding NAD(P)-dependent alcohol dehydrogenase, whose amino-acid sequence MFTVNAFAATSASEPLHPITIERRDVGPHDVLIEIKFCGICHSDIHTAGDEWGMTTYPVVPGHEIVGIVTSIGSEVTKHSVGDQVGVGCMVDSCGDCVNCRKGEEQFCLNGSTLTFGSIDNDGLPTQGGYSTHIVVTEDFVLKIPDGLALDAAAPLLCAGITTYSPLRRWGARPGTKVAVIGLGGLGHLAVKFARAMGAEVTVLSQSLKKQDDGLRLGAHHYHATSDPQTFEELAGTFDLIVNTVSAKVDLDAYLGLLALDGALVNVGAPAEPLSLNVFSLIMVRRSYAGSLIGGIRETQEMLDFCAEHGISADIEAIPAEKINEAYERVLASDVRYRFVIDTTTLN is encoded by the coding sequence ATGTTCACCGTCAACGCCTTCGCCGCCACCTCGGCGAGCGAGCCGCTGCACCCAATCACCATCGAACGGCGTGACGTAGGCCCGCACGACGTGCTCATCGAGATCAAGTTCTGTGGCATCTGCCACTCCGACATCCACACCGCCGGCGACGAATGGGGCATGACGACGTATCCCGTCGTCCCGGGTCACGAGATCGTCGGGATCGTCACCTCAATTGGTTCCGAGGTCACCAAGCACTCCGTCGGCGATCAGGTCGGGGTGGGCTGCATGGTCGACTCCTGCGGCGATTGCGTCAACTGTCGCAAGGGTGAGGAGCAGTTCTGCCTGAACGGCAGCACCCTCACCTTCGGCTCGATCGACAATGACGGCCTCCCCACGCAGGGCGGCTACTCCACCCACATCGTGGTCACCGAGGACTTCGTTCTCAAGATCCCCGACGGTCTCGCGCTCGACGCCGCCGCCCCGCTGCTGTGCGCCGGCATCACCACATACTCGCCACTGCGCCGCTGGGGTGCCAGGCCCGGCACGAAGGTCGCGGTCATCGGCCTCGGCGGGCTCGGGCACCTGGCCGTCAAGTTCGCCCGCGCGATGGGTGCCGAGGTAACCGTGCTGTCGCAGTCGCTCAAGAAGCAAGACGACGGCCTGCGGCTGGGAGCCCATCACTACCACGCCACCAGTGACCCGCAAACGTTCGAGGAACTCGCCGGCACCTTCGACCTGATCGTGAACACGGTCAGCGCGAAGGTTGACCTGGACGCGTACCTGGGCCTACTGGCCCTGGACGGCGCCCTGGTCAACGTCGGCGCCCCCGCCGAGCCGCTGTCGCTGAACGTGTTCTCCCTGATCATGGTCCGCCGCTCCTATGCCGGTTCGCTGATCGGCGGCATCCGCGAGACCCAGGAAATGCTCGACTTCTGCGCCGAACACGGCATCAGTGCCGACATCGAAGCCATCCCTGCCGAAAAGATCAACGAGGCGTACGAACGGGTGCTGGCCTCCGACGTGCGGTACCGGTTCGTCATCGACACCACGACGCTGAACTGA